One segment of Fictibacillus halophilus DNA contains the following:
- a CDS encoding D-alanyl-D-alanine carboxypeptidase family protein encodes MVTLIFSFFTTSLLGFSKSASAAPSLDVAAEGAILVDAETGKILYQKNADKLLAPASMSKMMTEYLLLEAIDKKKISWDQKTSISEYAHKISQNRTLSNVPLRVDEKYTVRELYQAMAIYSANGATIALAELIAGSEGEFVKKMNAKAKELGMKDFNFVNSSGLNNKDLFGNHNSGSETDENMMSPRATAILAYNLLNDHPEVLETASVPRMKFREGTDDEIQMENWNWMLPELNSGYEGVDGLKTGSTDIAGNCFTGTVKKGDTRLISVVMKTGTRLDRFKETKKLFDFGFANFEKAQILPDNYQVKGNKTVPVVKGKEKEVKVATKEPLSMVIKRGEKENYKPKFVMDKKKMTKEGELTAPVKKGEVVGHINVEYTGSGEDYGYLLDGETKGKTEVVTTQSVEKANWFVLALRGVGGFFGGLWSGAVDMVKGWF; translated from the coding sequence GTGGTGACACTGATTTTTTCATTTTTTACGACAAGTTTATTAGGATTTTCAAAGTCAGCAAGTGCGGCACCGTCTTTAGATGTAGCAGCTGAAGGGGCTATACTTGTGGATGCAGAAACGGGGAAAATATTATATCAGAAAAATGCTGATAAGTTACTCGCTCCTGCAAGTATGAGTAAGATGATGACCGAATACCTATTGCTAGAAGCCATTGACAAGAAAAAGATATCTTGGGATCAGAAAACAAGTATTTCTGAATATGCCCATAAGATTTCTCAAAATCGAACGTTATCAAACGTACCTTTACGTGTAGATGAAAAATATACAGTACGTGAATTATACCAAGCGATGGCGATCTATTCAGCTAATGGAGCAACGATCGCATTAGCAGAACTGATTGCGGGCTCTGAAGGCGAGTTCGTTAAAAAGATGAATGCCAAGGCGAAAGAACTAGGGATGAAAGATTTCAACTTCGTTAACTCTTCTGGCCTTAATAATAAAGACCTTTTCGGCAACCATAATTCAGGCAGTGAAACAGACGAGAACATGATGAGTCCTCGTGCTACTGCTATACTAGCTTACAACTTACTTAATGATCATCCAGAAGTATTAGAAACAGCAAGTGTTCCACGTATGAAATTCCGTGAGGGCACTGATGATGAAATTCAGATGGAGAACTGGAACTGGATGCTTCCTGAGCTCAATAGTGGCTACGAGGGAGTAGACGGATTAAAAACAGGATCCACGGATATTGCGGGTAACTGTTTTACAGGGACAGTGAAAAAGGGAGATACGCGCCTTATTTCAGTGGTTATGAAAACAGGAACTCGTTTAGATCGATTTAAAGAAACGAAGAAACTATTTGATTTTGGATTTGCAAACTTTGAAAAAGCGCAGATCCTTCCAGATAACTATCAAGTAAAAGGCAACAAAACAGTTCCTGTCGTAAAAGGTAAGGAAAAAGAAGTTAAAGTTGCTACGAAAGAACCTCTTTCCATGGTGATCAAAAGAGGAGAAAAAGAAAACTATAAGCCTAAATTTGTTATGGATAAGAAGAAGATGACAAAAGAAGGCGAACTGACAGCACCTGTTAAAAAAGGTGAGGTTGTCGGTCATATCAATGTTGAGTATACAGGCAGCGGGGAAGATTACGGCTACCTGCTCGATGGAGAAACAAAAGGTAAGACAGAAGTTGTAACGACACAATCCGTTGAAAAAGCGAACTGGTTCGTTCTAGCATTACGCGGTGTTGGTGGATTCTTTGGCGGACTTTGGTCCGGTGCCGTTGACATGGTTAAAGGCTGGTTTTAA
- the pdxS gene encoding pyridoxal 5'-phosphate synthase lyase subunit PdxS — protein MLKTGTERVKRGMAEMQKGGVIMDVVNAEQARIAEAAGAVAVMALERVPSDIRAAGGVARMADPTITEEVLNAVSIPVMAKARIGHIVEARVLEAMGVDYIDESEVLTPADEVFHLLKSDYTVPFVCGARDLGEASRRIAEGASMLRTKGEPGTGNIVEAVRHMRMIQGQIRKVVSMSEDELMTEAKNLGAPFEVLLQIKKAGKLPVVNFAAGGIATPADAALMMELGADGVFVGSGIFKSENPEKFARAIVEATTHYQDYKLIAELSKDLGTAMKGIDISTLAHGERMQERGW, from the coding sequence ATGTTAAAAACAGGTACTGAACGTGTTAAAAGAGGAATGGCAGAAATGCAAAAAGGCGGCGTCATCATGGACGTTGTAAATGCAGAGCAAGCTCGTATTGCTGAAGCTGCAGGAGCTGTAGCGGTAATGGCACTTGAGCGTGTTCCGTCAGATATCCGTGCTGCAGGCGGAGTAGCGCGTATGGCTGATCCTACAATCACAGAAGAAGTTCTGAATGCTGTTTCTATTCCCGTAATGGCGAAGGCGCGTATCGGACACATCGTTGAAGCGCGTGTTCTTGAAGCCATGGGTGTTGACTACATCGATGAGAGTGAAGTACTAACTCCAGCGGATGAAGTTTTCCACTTATTGAAGAGCGATTACACTGTACCATTCGTATGCGGAGCACGTGATCTTGGAGAGGCGTCACGCCGTATCGCTGAAGGTGCATCTATGCTTCGTACGAAAGGTGAGCCTGGAACAGGTAACATTGTTGAGGCGGTACGCCACATGAGAATGATTCAAGGCCAGATCCGCAAAGTCGTTTCAATGAGCGAAGACGAGCTTATGACAGAAGCTAAGAACTTAGGTGCTCCATTCGAAGTTCTTCTTCAGATCAAAAAAGCGGGCAAGCTACCTGTCGTTAACTTTGCAGCTGGCGGAATTGCAACACCAGCGGATGCAGCACTCATGATGGAACTTGGCGCTGACGGCGTATTCGTTGGATCAGGAATCTTCAAGTCCGAGAACCCAGAAAAGTTTGCTCGTGCGATCGTAGAAGCTACAACTCACTACCAAGACTACAAGCTAATCGCTGAACTATCTAAAGATCTAGGAACGGCAATGAAAGGCATCGACATCTCTACACTAGCTCACGGTGAGCGCATGCAGGAGCGAGGCTGGTAA
- the pdxT gene encoding pyridoxal 5'-phosphate synthase glutaminase subunit PdxT, protein MLKIGVLALQGAVREHVAAIEASGAEAVAVKRVAELADLDGLVMPGGESTAMRRLIDKYDFLEPLKEFAQNKPVFGTCAGLILMAKRIQGQDSAHLELIDMTVERNAFGRQVDSFEAELMIHGVGEDYTGVFIRAPFIVEVGPEVEILSKHNDRIVAAKQGHFLCAAFHPELTDDYRLHQYFVKMVQSAKEVVA, encoded by the coding sequence ATGCTTAAAATCGGAGTATTAGCCTTACAAGGTGCGGTACGAGAGCATGTAGCAGCGATTGAAGCAAGCGGAGCAGAAGCTGTAGCTGTAAAGCGTGTTGCTGAGCTAGCAGATCTTGATGGCTTGGTTATGCCAGGCGGCGAGAGTACGGCAATGAGACGTTTAATTGATAAGTATGATTTTCTAGAGCCTTTAAAAGAGTTTGCTCAAAACAAACCGGTCTTCGGTACATGTGCAGGATTGATCTTGATGGCGAAACGCATTCAAGGACAAGATTCAGCACACCTCGAACTGATCGATATGACGGTTGAGCGTAATGCGTTTGGACGTCAGGTGGACAGTTTTGAAGCGGAGCTTATGATACATGGTGTAGGAGAAGATTACACGGGTGTATTTATCCGAGCACCGTTTATCGTTGAAGTCGGACCGGAAGTAGAGATTCTTTCGAAGCATAACGATCGAATCGTAGCAGCTAAACAAGGACATTTCCTATGTGCAGCGTTCCATCCGGAGCTAACCGATGATTACCGACTTCATCAATATTTTGTAAAAATGGTACAATCGGCTAAAGAAGTAGTTGCATAA
- the serS gene encoding serine--tRNA ligase produces MLDLKFVRANFEEVKEKLSARGEDLSGLDQFEALDQRRRELIGETEALKSKRNEVSKQVAEFKREKKDADHLITEMREVGDKIKTMDDELRQVEEDLNAIMLTLPNIPHESVPVGETEDDNVPVRHWGDVPEFAFEAKPHWDLATELNIVDFERGAKVTGSRFAFYKGLGARLERALINFMMDLHEDEHGYTEVLPPYMVNRQSMTGTGQLPKFEEDAFKIREEDYFLIPTSEVPVTNMHREEILTADELPITYAAYSACFRSEAGSAGRDTRGLIRQHQFNKVELVRFVKPEDSYEELEKLTGHAEKVLQLLNLPYRVLSMCTADLGFTAAKKYDIEVYLPSYGEYREISSCSNFEDFQARRAQIRFRRDAKGKPEFVHTLNGSGLAIGRTVAAILENYQQEDGTVVIPEVLRPYMGNKEVIK; encoded by the coding sequence ATGTTAGATTTAAAATTTGTTCGTGCCAATTTTGAAGAAGTAAAAGAAAAGTTATCTGCACGTGGAGAAGACCTCTCTGGGTTAGATCAGTTCGAAGCGTTAGATCAGCGCCGCCGTGAATTAATCGGTGAAACAGAAGCTTTGAAATCTAAGCGTAACGAGGTTTCTAAGCAAGTTGCAGAATTCAAGCGTGAGAAAAAAGACGCGGATCACCTCATCACTGAGATGCGCGAAGTAGGCGATAAGATCAAAACGATGGACGATGAGCTTCGTCAAGTAGAAGAAGACCTTAACGCGATCATGCTAACGTTGCCTAACATACCGCATGAAAGTGTTCCTGTAGGCGAGACAGAAGATGATAATGTACCTGTACGTCATTGGGGAGATGTTCCTGAGTTTGCTTTTGAAGCAAAACCTCACTGGGATCTCGCAACTGAACTCAATATCGTTGATTTTGAACGTGGAGCAAAAGTGACAGGCAGCCGTTTCGCTTTTTATAAAGGTCTAGGAGCTCGTTTAGAGCGTGCACTTATCAACTTTATGATGGATCTGCACGAAGATGAGCATGGCTACACAGAGGTGCTGCCTCCGTACATGGTTAACCGTCAAAGCATGACAGGAACAGGTCAGCTTCCTAAGTTTGAAGAAGACGCATTTAAAATTCGCGAAGAAGATTACTTCTTGATTCCAACTTCTGAGGTTCCTGTAACGAACATGCACCGAGAAGAGATTCTAACAGCTGACGAACTACCGATCACATATGCGGCGTACAGCGCTTGTTTCCGTTCTGAAGCAGGTTCTGCAGGACGCGATACGCGCGGTTTGATCCGTCAGCATCAGTTCAACAAGGTAGAGCTTGTTCGCTTCGTTAAACCTGAGGATTCTTATGAAGAGCTCGAGAAGCTTACAGGACACGCTGAAAAAGTACTTCAGCTGCTCAACCTTCCGTACCGCGTACTCAGCATGTGTACGGCTGACCTAGGATTCACAGCAGCTAAGAAATACGATATTGAAGTATACCTTCCTAGCTATGGTGAATACCGCGAGATTTCTTCTTGCTCTAACTTTGAGGACTTCCAAGCGCGCCGTGCTCAAATTCGTTTCCGTAGAGATGCAAAAGGAAAGCCAGAATTCGTTCATACGCTAAACGGATCTGGACTTGCGATCGGTCGTACAGTAGCCGCTATCTTAGAGAATTACCAACAAGAAGATGGAACTGTAGTGATTCCAGAAGTTCTGCGTCCATATATGGGTAACAAAGAAGTTATTAAGTAA
- a CDS encoding methionine ABC transporter ATP-binding protein: MIEIKDVTKLYKVKGKEIIGVKNVSLTIEKGEIFGIVGYSGAGKSSLLRCLNLLEKPTSGEIKIDGISITKLGKKELRLERLKIGMIFQHFYLISAKTVFENIAFALKAAGKTKEEINRKTYELLKMVGLENQKDQYPSQLSGGQKQRVGIARALANDPKVLLCDEATSALDPNTTRSILSLLKSINKKLGITIVLITHEMEVVKEICHRMAIMQDGEIIESGDVYNIFANPEKELTKTFISSVIQMDLPEPLLKNRKGTVIKIQFKGAIAEEAVVSELFQNFSVKGNILHGKIEYIQDTPLGIFIMELVGEEAEVKRAISYIESRIENLEVVKQVA, encoded by the coding sequence ATGATCGAAATCAAGGACGTGACGAAATTATATAAAGTAAAAGGCAAAGAGATCATCGGAGTGAAAAATGTTTCACTGACGATAGAAAAAGGTGAGATCTTTGGCATTGTAGGATATAGCGGGGCTGGGAAGAGTTCGTTGCTGCGCTGTCTTAATTTATTGGAAAAACCAACATCAGGAGAAATCAAAATCGATGGCATCTCCATTACGAAGCTAGGGAAAAAGGAGCTGCGCTTGGAGCGTCTTAAAATCGGTATGATCTTTCAGCACTTTTATTTGATCAGTGCGAAGACGGTTTTTGAGAACATCGCTTTCGCTTTAAAAGCAGCCGGGAAAACGAAAGAGGAAATCAACCGTAAGACATACGAGCTTTTGAAGATGGTGGGATTAGAGAATCAAAAAGATCAGTACCCTTCTCAGCTGAGTGGTGGCCAGAAACAGCGAGTAGGCATCGCGAGAGCTCTTGCCAATGACCCGAAGGTTTTACTTTGTGATGAAGCTACTTCAGCTCTTGATCCGAATACAACGAGATCTATTCTTTCCCTTCTGAAGTCCATCAATAAAAAATTAGGAATTACGATCGTGCTGATCACTCATGAGATGGAAGTGGTAAAAGAAATCTGCCACCGAATGGCCATCATGCAGGATGGGGAAATCATCGAGTCGGGAGATGTGTATAACATTTTTGCTAACCCAGAAAAAGAGCTTACTAAAACGTTTATCAGCTCTGTGATTCAGATGGATCTACCAGAACCGCTCCTAAAGAACAGAAAAGGGACCGTCATCAAGATACAGTTTAAAGGGGCCATTGCAGAAGAAGCCGTAGTTTCTGAGCTTTTCCAAAACTTTAGTGTAAAAGGAAATATCCTTCACGGTAAGATCGAATATATTCAAGACACGCCGCTTGGAATCTTCATCATGGAACTAGTCGGTGAAGAGGCAGAAGTAAAGCGAGCGATTTCGTATATTGAAAGTCGCATAGAAAATCTTGAGGTGGTGAAACAAGTTGCTTGA
- a CDS encoding methionine ABC transporter permease, with protein sequence MVAISLGVSLIVGLPLGIILFVTDKGLLFENVWIKQIAGILVNLVRSVPFIILLVALLPLTQLITGTTIGPTAASVSLSVAAIPFFARLVETSLREIDKGVIEAAVAVGATPWMIIREVLLPEAKPGIVQAITVTAISLLGYSAMAGIVGGGGIGDFAIRFGYYRYDNMIMLTTVILLIVIVQLMQVIGDGAAKAVNKR encoded by the coding sequence ATGGTCGCCATATCACTAGGTGTTTCATTAATTGTTGGTCTACCGCTGGGAATCATCCTGTTTGTTACCGACAAAGGTCTGTTGTTTGAGAATGTGTGGATCAAGCAGATAGCAGGCATTCTTGTGAACTTGGTCCGCTCTGTACCATTCATCATTTTATTAGTCGCTTTATTACCGTTGACTCAACTCATCACCGGAACAACGATCGGACCAACTGCAGCATCTGTCTCTTTATCCGTCGCAGCCATCCCTTTCTTTGCGAGGCTCGTAGAAACCTCTTTACGAGAGATCGATAAAGGAGTGATCGAAGCGGCCGTTGCAGTGGGCGCTACGCCATGGATGATCATACGTGAAGTACTCCTTCCAGAAGCGAAGCCGGGAATCGTTCAAGCGATAACGGTAACCGCAATCAGCTTACTTGGCTATTCAGCCATGGCAGGCATCGTCGGCGGCGGAGGAATCGGCGACTTCGCGATCCGCTTCGGTTACTATCGCTACGACAACATGATCATGCTCACAACCGTCATACTACTAATCGTAATCGTCCAGCTCATGCAAGTCATCGGAGACGGTGCAGCAAAGGCAGTGAATAAACGATAA
- a CDS encoding MetQ/NlpA family ABC transporter substrate-binding protein, translating to MKKIILTLLTALLAFGLAGCSSSSDASKDKEVTLGATAGPYTDMVNKAIKPSLEKKGYKVKVIEFSDYIQPNMALSKGDLDANLFQHKVYMENFTKEKNLKLSEVIIVPTAPMGLYSEKFKSVKDIKEGSTVAIPNDPVNLARTLLMLEDAKLITIKEGINELTASEKDVQDNPKKLVFKPLEAAQLPRAVQSADVAAVPGNFALAAKMDLLDAIQLENMPDTYRNRVVVNTKDVDSAFAKDIKKVVESKEFEEVIDKEFEGFGKPEWMKK from the coding sequence ATGAAAAAAATCATACTTACACTACTAACAGCTCTGCTCGCTTTCGGCTTAGCAGGATGTTCATCTTCATCAGATGCATCAAAAGATAAAGAAGTAACCCTTGGCGCAACAGCAGGACCATACACAGACATGGTCAACAAAGCCATCAAGCCCTCACTTGAGAAAAAAGGATATAAAGTAAAAGTCATTGAATTCAGCGACTATATCCAACCAAACATGGCATTATCAAAAGGCGATCTAGATGCTAACCTTTTTCAACACAAAGTGTACATGGAGAATTTCACAAAAGAAAAGAACTTAAAGCTTTCAGAAGTCATCATCGTTCCAACAGCACCGATGGGCCTCTATTCTGAGAAATTCAAATCGGTTAAGGACATAAAAGAAGGCAGCACGGTCGCGATTCCAAACGATCCTGTTAACTTAGCCCGCACGTTGCTCATGCTTGAAGATGCAAAACTGATCACTATTAAAGAGGGAATCAACGAACTAACAGCTTCTGAAAAAGATGTTCAGGATAACCCTAAGAAGCTTGTGTTCAAACCATTAGAAGCGGCGCAGCTTCCACGTGCTGTACAAAGTGCAGATGTTGCAGCTGTACCTGGTAACTTTGCACTCGCAGCAAAGATGGATTTATTAGATGCGATTCAATTAGAGAACATGCCGGACACGTACCGTAACCGTGTTGTGGTGAACACGAAGGATGTTGATTCTGCATTCGCAAAAGATATTAAGAAGGTAGTGGAATCGAAAGAGTTTGAAGAAGTGATCGATAAGGAGTTCGAAGGCTTCGGAAAACCAGAATGGATGAAGAAATAA
- a CDS encoding deoxynucleoside kinase — protein MSKLIQYGIPNDAVITVAGMVGAGKSTFTNALAEKLKFRTSMEKVDNNPYLENFYHDFKRWSFHLQIFFLAERFKEQKRMFDYGGGFVQDRSIYEDTGIFARMHFDKGNMSNVDYETYTHLFEAMVMTPYFPQPDCLIYLEGSLDDILARIQKRGRKMEQETPVSYWEEMYDRYEKWIASFNSCPVLRVNINDYDLRDNPESIDHIVEKIAQKIEAKREVRL, from the coding sequence ATGAGTAAGCTCATACAATACGGAATCCCAAATGATGCTGTCATTACAGTGGCAGGTATGGTCGGTGCGGGTAAATCTACGTTTACGAATGCACTTGCTGAAAAATTAAAGTTTCGCACATCCATGGAGAAAGTGGATAACAACCCATACTTAGAAAACTTTTATCATGATTTTAAGCGTTGGAGCTTTCACCTGCAGATCTTCTTTTTAGCAGAACGCTTTAAAGAGCAAAAAAGAATGTTCGATTATGGCGGAGGGTTTGTGCAAGACCGTTCCATCTACGAAGACACAGGTATATTTGCTCGCATGCACTTTGATAAAGGCAACATGTCTAATGTAGATTACGAAACGTATACTCACCTGTTTGAAGCGATGGTCATGACGCCATACTTCCCACAGCCTGATTGCTTGATATACTTAGAAGGCTCTCTTGATGATATCTTAGCTCGTATTCAAAAACGCGGCCGTAAAATGGAGCAAGAAACACCGGTTTCTTACTGGGAAGAGATGTACGACCGCTATGAAAAGTGGATCGCTTCTTTTAATTCTTGTCCTGTACTCCGCGTGAATATCAATGACTATGATCTTCGAGACAATCCTGAATCCATCGATCACATCGTAGAAAAAATCGCACAAAAGATTGAAGCGAAACGAGAAGTTCGCTTATAA
- a CDS encoding deoxynucleoside kinase: MSSTPFIAVEGPIGVGKTSLAKAIAEHYNFQLLKEIVEENPFLGKFYDNIDEWSFQTEMFFLCNRYKQLEEIQGQYLSKQIPVVSDYHIFKNRIFAGRTLKDGNLHKYMQCFDILTEDMPVPNVIIYLNASLDTLLHRVRKRGRFIEQNMEPAYLEQLAEDYETFMTAFKKQHPEIPVLSFNGDELDFVAYEADKEKIFSLIDATLKKGEVAR, encoded by the coding sequence ATGAGTTCAACCCCCTTTATCGCAGTTGAAGGGCCGATTGGCGTAGGGAAAACATCGCTCGCAAAAGCTATTGCCGAGCACTATAACTTTCAATTATTGAAAGAGATTGTAGAGGAGAATCCTTTTCTCGGAAAATTTTACGACAACATCGATGAGTGGAGTTTTCAAACCGAGATGTTCTTTCTTTGCAACAGGTATAAACAGCTTGAAGAGATTCAAGGGCAGTATTTATCTAAACAGATACCTGTCGTTTCTGATTATCATATTTTTAAGAACCGTATTTTTGCCGGACGAACGCTAAAAGACGGAAATCTTCATAAATACATGCAGTGCTTTGATATCCTTACTGAGGATATGCCTGTTCCGAACGTGATCATCTATTTAAACGCTAGCCTTGATACGTTGCTGCACCGCGTGCGTAAGCGCGGACGTTTTATCGAGCAAAATATGGAGCCTGCGTACTTAGAACAGTTAGCTGAAGATTACGAGACGTTCATGACTGCCTTTAAGAAGCAGCACCCGGAGATTCCTGTGCTCTCGTTTAACGGAGATGAGTTAGATTTTGTTGCGTATGAAGCGGATAAAGAGAAAATCTTTTCCTTAATCGATGCAACTCTGAAAAAAGGAGAAGTTGCGCGATGA
- a CDS encoding isochorismatase family cysteine hydrolase: MEKLHQHEDNKVPVAMLIIDVINDFNFPEAPLLLKTSAPIADKILDLKKRAKNENIPVIYVNDNFGQWQSDKHKLVDYCSTQSGGEFVKKLQPDDDDFFVVKPKHSGFFSTPLSTLLNELGIQTLILCGVAGNICVLFTANDAYMRGFTLYAPSDCSASNIEEDNERALLLMEKTLNADISKSADLDLKAIIDQANENKHKTMY; encoded by the coding sequence ATGGAGAAACTTCATCAACACGAGGACAACAAAGTTCCTGTCGCTATGCTTATTATTGACGTGATCAACGACTTTAATTTTCCTGAGGCGCCGCTCTTATTAAAAACTTCTGCACCGATTGCCGATAAGATTCTTGATTTGAAAAAGCGAGCTAAAAATGAAAACATCCCGGTTATTTATGTGAACGATAACTTTGGACAATGGCAGTCAGATAAGCACAAGCTCGTCGACTATTGCTCGACACAATCCGGTGGTGAATTCGTTAAAAAGTTACAGCCTGACGATGACGACTTCTTTGTCGTCAAACCAAAGCATTCAGGATTTTTTTCTACACCTTTATCAACTTTATTAAATGAGCTCGGAATACAAACTTTAATATTATGCGGTGTGGCGGGTAACATCTGTGTCCTCTTTACAGCGAACGATGCTTACATGAGAGGTTTTACACTTTATGCACCTTCTGATTGTTCCGCTTCTAATATAGAAGAAGATAACGAAAGAGCCTTACTATTAATGGAAAAGACATTGAATGCCGATATCAGCAAGAGCGCAGACTTAGATTTAAAAGCGATCATTGATCAGGCGAATGAAAACAAACATAAAACGATGTACTAA
- the tadA gene encoding tRNA adenosine(34) deaminase TadA, whose translation MEILEKDQYYMELALQEAQKAADIGEVPIGAILVMDDRVVARAHNLREAEQRAIAHAELLAIDEACREKDAWRLEGATLYVTLEPCAMCSGAIVLSRVSRVVYGAADPKGGCAGTLMNLLQEDRFNHQCEVVAGVKGEACGQILSRFFKNLRDRKRKEKEERRKEL comes from the coding sequence ATGGAGATTTTAGAAAAAGACCAATATTACATGGAGCTTGCTCTACAGGAAGCGCAAAAAGCAGCAGATATCGGAGAGGTTCCCATTGGGGCAATTTTAGTCATGGACGATCGTGTAGTGGCAAGAGCTCATAATCTGCGTGAAGCCGAACAAAGAGCAATCGCTCATGCGGAGCTTTTAGCCATTGACGAGGCTTGTAGAGAAAAGGATGCCTGGCGACTTGAAGGCGCAACGCTATACGTAACGCTTGAACCGTGTGCAATGTGTTCAGGCGCGATTGTCCTCTCTAGAGTAAGTCGTGTTGTGTACGGAGCGGCTGATCCTAAAGGAGGCTGCGCGGGAACGTTAATGAACCTGTTACAAGAAGATCGCTTTAATCACCAATGTGAGGTTGTAGCGGGAGTAAAGGGTGAAGCATGTGGTCAAATTCTTTCACGTTTTTTTAAAAACCTTCGGGATCGTAAAAGGAAGGAAAAGGAAGAGCGGAGAAAGGAGCTTTAG